A genomic window from Micromonospora violae includes:
- the dacB gene encoding D-alanyl-D-alanine carboxypeptidase/D-alanyl-D-alanine endopeptidase, translated as MPAPAGAAPVPPSAPAAPRRRRRLPVVLAVVLLLVLASVGVVITRPGPVAGWLGDDAASGPNAAGVTPDPAPSDVLGGPDANAPVPTPDGVRAVLDPLVGVAALGDRVNVSVADVITGQTLFAKGADDGTVPASVTKLATAVTVLAARGPGYRIPTRAVAGEKPGEVVIVGGGDPTLAINKKGYYPGAARLDELAAQVRTALGGTSPTSVTVDGSLYSGPVYGPGWDDDIPTGGSGGAVTALMTDGARTDPGVGHGSAQRFAEPDLAAGKAFARLLGVPTDAVKRGTAPAPAAAGASPAPGTELGVVQSPPLIRLVDVMISESDNLVAEALARQVALARNQPASFDGGAAAMDAEVAELGLPADEISVSDGSGLSRRNRISPSLLTDLIRLAASPDHPELAGVFGGLPVGGWSGTLNERYRNTAGTAAGAGSVRAKTGTLTGVHAIAGLVTTAEGRLLTFAVLTDKVPGDRDTAQPALDRIAAALAGCGCG; from the coding sequence TTGCCGGCGCCCGCCGGCGCCGCACCCGTACCCCCATCCGCACCCGCCGCACCGCGCCGCCGGCGGCGACTTCCGGTGGTGCTGGCCGTCGTGCTCCTGCTGGTCCTCGCCAGCGTCGGAGTCGTGATCACCCGTCCCGGCCCGGTGGCTGGATGGCTGGGCGACGACGCCGCGTCCGGGCCGAACGCGGCCGGCGTGACACCGGACCCCGCCCCGTCGGATGTGCTGGGCGGTCCGGATGCGAACGCCCCGGTGCCCACCCCGGACGGGGTTCGTGCCGTGCTCGATCCACTGGTCGGCGTCGCCGCCCTGGGTGACCGGGTCAACGTCTCGGTCGCCGACGTGATCACCGGCCAGACGTTGTTCGCGAAGGGGGCGGACGACGGCACCGTCCCCGCCTCGGTGACGAAACTGGCGACCGCGGTGACCGTGCTGGCGGCCCGGGGGCCCGGTTACCGGATTCCCACTCGCGCGGTGGCCGGCGAGAAGCCCGGCGAGGTGGTGATCGTCGGTGGCGGCGACCCCACCCTCGCGATCAACAAGAAGGGCTACTACCCGGGCGCGGCGCGTCTCGACGAGCTGGCCGCCCAGGTGCGTACGGCGCTCGGCGGCACCTCCCCGACCAGCGTCACCGTCGACGGCTCGCTCTACTCCGGCCCGGTCTACGGCCCCGGCTGGGACGACGACATCCCCACCGGTGGGTCGGGTGGCGCGGTGACCGCGTTGATGACCGACGGCGCGCGGACGGACCCGGGCGTGGGACACGGGTCCGCCCAGCGGTTCGCCGAGCCGGACCTGGCCGCCGGCAAGGCGTTCGCCCGGTTGCTCGGTGTGCCGACCGACGCCGTGAAGCGGGGCACGGCGCCGGCCCCAGCCGCGGCCGGCGCCAGCCCGGCACCCGGCACCGAGTTGGGTGTGGTGCAGTCTCCGCCGCTGATCCGGCTCGTCGACGTCATGATCAGCGAGAGTGACAACCTGGTGGCTGAGGCGCTCGCCCGGCAGGTCGCGTTGGCCCGCAACCAGCCCGCCTCGTTCGACGGGGGCGCCGCGGCGATGGACGCCGAGGTGGCGGAGTTGGGCCTGCCCGCCGACGAGATCAGCGTCTCCGACGGCAGCGGGCTGTCCCGCCGTAACCGGATCAGCCCGTCGCTGCTGACCGACCTGATCCGGTTGGCTGCCAGCCCGGATCACCCGGAGCTGGCCGGCGTCTTCGGTGGTCTGCCGGTGGGTGGATGGTCCGGGACGCTGAACGAGCGCTACCGCAACACGGCGGGCACCGCGGCGGGCGCGGGCAGCGTCCGGGCCAAGACCGGCACGCTGACCGGCGTGCACGCCATCGCGGGCCTGGTGACCACCGCCGAGGGTCGGCTGTTGACCTTCGCGGTGCTCACCGACAAGGTCCCTGGTGACCGGGACACCGCCCAGCCGGCGCTGGATCGGATCGCCGCCGCCCTGGCCGGCTGCGGGTGCGGCTGA
- the ftsH gene encoding ATP-dependent zinc metalloprotease FtsH, which translates to MERTRFFRRPVVWIILVILGAVVLSQLFTAGPSYHRVDTSVALDQLHTAKINKVVFQDKEQTLQLDLAEKTKFGKTETDRIEAQFPYQVGEQIWNEVEAAKAANRVTGPADTKVSSDSIWVSLLVNLLPIALLVLLLLFFMSQMQGGGSRVLNFGKSKAKMITKDTPKTTFADVAGAEEAVEELHEIKDFLQNPAKYQALGAKIPKGVLLFGPPGTGKTLLARAVAGEAGVPFYSISGSDFVEMFVGVGASRVRDLFEQAKTNAPAIVFVDEIDAVGRHRGAGMGGGHDEREQTLNQLLVEMDGFDTKGGVILIAATNRPDILDPALLRPGRFDRQIPVDAPDMEGRKAILRVHAKGKPFTPDVDLDSVARRTPGFSGADLANVINESALLTARKDQRAISNDSLEESIDRVIAGPQRRTRVMSDQEKKITAYHEGGHALVAWALPHAAPVHKVTILSRGRSLGHTLVLPTEDKYTQTRAEMIDTLAYALGGRAAEELVFHEPTTGAGNDIEKATQLARAMITQYGMSSKLGAIKYGTSGDEPFLGRNMGHERDYSDSVAAEIDGEMRALVELAHDEAWEILVEYRDVLDNIVLELMEKETLSTADMARICSRVVKRPPLAPYNGFGKRQPSTEPPVLTPAEKDKLKAQAQADGAQASVGGGAPSNNSDGTH; encoded by the coding sequence ATGGAACGTACGCGTTTCTTCCGCCGACCGGTGGTCTGGATCATCCTGGTCATCCTCGGCGCCGTTGTGCTCAGTCAGCTGTTCACCGCTGGTCCCAGCTACCACCGCGTGGACACTTCCGTTGCGCTCGATCAGCTGCACACCGCCAAGATCAATAAGGTTGTCTTCCAGGACAAGGAGCAGACGCTCCAGCTGGACCTGGCCGAGAAGACGAAGTTCGGCAAGACCGAGACCGACCGGATCGAGGCACAGTTCCCGTACCAGGTTGGCGAACAGATCTGGAACGAGGTGGAGGCCGCCAAGGCGGCCAACCGGGTCACCGGCCCGGCCGACACCAAGGTCTCCTCGGACAGCATCTGGGTGAGCCTGCTCGTCAACCTGCTGCCGATCGCGCTGCTCGTGCTCCTGCTGCTGTTCTTCATGTCGCAGATGCAGGGTGGCGGCTCCCGGGTGCTCAACTTCGGCAAGTCCAAGGCCAAGATGATCACCAAGGACACGCCGAAGACGACCTTCGCGGACGTCGCGGGTGCCGAGGAGGCCGTCGAGGAGCTGCACGAGATCAAGGACTTCCTGCAGAACCCGGCGAAGTACCAGGCCCTGGGTGCCAAGATCCCGAAGGGCGTGCTGCTGTTCGGCCCGCCCGGCACCGGTAAGACCCTGCTGGCCCGCGCGGTCGCCGGCGAAGCCGGCGTGCCCTTCTACTCCATCTCCGGCTCCGACTTCGTGGAGATGTTCGTCGGCGTCGGCGCCAGCCGGGTCCGCGACCTGTTCGAGCAGGCCAAGACGAACGCCCCGGCGATCGTCTTCGTCGACGAGATCGACGCCGTCGGCCGGCACCGTGGCGCCGGCATGGGCGGCGGCCACGACGAACGGGAGCAGACGCTCAACCAGCTGCTCGTCGAGATGGACGGCTTCGACACCAAGGGCGGGGTCATCCTGATCGCCGCCACCAACCGGCCGGACATCCTCGACCCGGCGCTGCTGCGCCCGGGCCGGTTCGACCGGCAGATCCCGGTGGACGCCCCCGACATGGAGGGCCGCAAGGCCATCCTGCGGGTGCACGCCAAGGGCAAGCCGTTCACCCCCGACGTCGACCTCGACTCGGTGGCACGGCGTACCCCGGGCTTCAGCGGTGCCGACCTGGCCAACGTGATCAACGAGTCGGCCCTGCTCACCGCCCGTAAGGATCAGCGCGCGATCTCGAACGACTCGCTGGAAGAGTCGATCGACCGGGTGATCGCAGGTCCGCAGCGACGGACCCGCGTCATGAGCGACCAGGAAAAGAAGATCACCGCGTACCACGAGGGTGGCCACGCGCTGGTCGCCTGGGCGCTGCCGCACGCCGCGCCGGTGCACAAGGTGACGATCCTGTCCCGTGGTCGCTCGCTGGGCCACACCCTGGTGCTCCCGACCGAAGACAAGTACACCCAGACCCGCGCCGAAATGATCGACACCCTGGCGTACGCGCTGGGCGGTCGCGCCGCCGAGGAACTGGTCTTCCACGAGCCCACCACCGGTGCCGGCAACGACATCGAGAAGGCCACCCAACTGGCCCGCGCGATGATCACCCAGTACGGCATGAGCTCCAAGCTCGGCGCGATCAAGTACGGCACCAGCGGGGACGAGCCGTTCCTCGGCCGCAACATGGGCCACGAGCGCGACTACTCGGACTCGGTGGCCGCCGAGATCGACGGCGAGATGCGGGCACTGGTCGAGCTGGCGCACGACGAAGCCTGGGAGATCCTGGTGGAATACCGGGACGTCCTAGACAACATCGTGCTCGAGCTGATGGAGAAGGAGACCCTCTCCACGGCCGACATGGCGCGGATCTGCTCCCGGGTGGTCAAGCGCCCGCCGCTGGCGCCGTACAACGGCTTCGGCAAGCGTCAGCCCTCCACCGAGCCACCCGTGCTCACCCCGGCGGAGAAGGACAAGCTCAAGGCGCAGGCCCAGGCCGATGGCGCGCAGGCGTCGGTCGGCGGTGGGGCGCCGTCCAACAACTCGGACGGCACGCACTGA
- the tilS gene encoding tRNA lysidine(34) synthetase TilS: MAALAPPVAAVRVAVRRALTGLPSGGPVLVACSGGADSLALAAATVFVAPRLGRSAVLVSVDHGLQDGSAERAEAVAAWGREVGFASATVVRVEVAGRPGGPEAAAREARYQALTEVARQQNAVAVLTGHTRDDQAETVLLALARGAGPRGLAGMPARRDLGGVPLLRPLLEIGREQTRAACAVLGLNPWQDPHNTDPSYARSRVRADLLPALVRVLGPGVVDNLARTARLVAADNAALDELSGTALAGARCPDGGLSVPALLGLVPAVRGRVLHSWARELGALPAALSHRHIAALDALVTDWHGQGPTDLPGGVRVRRRADRLIPG; this comes from the coding sequence GTGGCCGCGCTCGCTCCGCCGGTGGCGGCCGTCCGGGTGGCGGTCCGCCGCGCACTGACCGGGCTGCCGTCCGGTGGTCCGGTGCTGGTCGCCTGCTCCGGTGGTGCCGACTCGCTCGCGCTCGCGGCGGCCACCGTGTTCGTCGCGCCGCGGCTGGGCCGCAGCGCGGTGCTCGTCAGCGTCGACCACGGCCTGCAGGACGGCTCCGCGGAGCGCGCGGAGGCGGTGGCCGCCTGGGGGCGGGAGGTCGGGTTCGCGTCGGCGACGGTGGTCCGGGTGGAGGTGGCCGGGCGTCCCGGCGGGCCGGAGGCGGCCGCCAGGGAGGCCCGCTACCAGGCGCTGACCGAGGTGGCCCGGCAGCAGAACGCGGTCGCGGTGCTCACCGGGCACACCCGCGACGACCAGGCGGAGACGGTGCTGCTCGCGCTCGCCCGGGGCGCCGGCCCACGAGGGCTGGCCGGGATGCCCGCCCGGCGGGATCTGGGCGGGGTGCCGCTGCTGCGCCCGCTGTTGGAGATCGGTCGGGAGCAGACGCGCGCGGCGTGCGCGGTGCTCGGGCTCAACCCCTGGCAGGATCCGCACAACACCGACCCGTCGTACGCCCGGTCGCGGGTGCGGGCCGATCTGCTGCCGGCGCTGGTGCGGGTGCTCGGGCCGGGTGTGGTGGACAACCTCGCGCGTACCGCCCGGCTGGTGGCCGCCGACAACGCGGCGCTCGACGAGTTGTCGGGGACGGCGCTGGCGGGGGCCCGCTGCCCCGACGGGGGGCTGTCCGTGCCGGCGCTGCTCGGCCTGGTCCCCGCCGTACGCGGCCGGGTGCTGCACTCCTGGGCCCGCGAGCTGGGCGCGCTGCCCGCCGCCCTGTCCCATCGGCACATCGCCGCGCTGGACGCCCTGGTCACCGATTGGCACGGTCAGGGTCCGACCGACCTGCCCGGCGGTGTCCGGGTGCGGCGCCGGGCCGACCGGCTGATCCCGGGCTGA
- a CDS encoding zinc-dependent metalloprotease, producing MAQFVDWDLAAATAGALSKSGPRVSYAEATDVVGDLRRLTDEAAGHVADYTGLRAQVSHPPVRVVDRRDWAATNIAGLREVISPLMSRLSGDKQPGALTEAIGSRLTGVQAGTVLAYLSGRVLGQYEVFSAEPGQLLLVAPNIVEVERKLGADPRDFRLWVCLHEVTHRTQFTAVPWMRAYFLSEVQAFVDASSSGSEHLVERLRRGVATLSEAIRDPESRTSVLDIVQTPAQRAVLDRLTALMTLLEGHAEFVMDGVGPQVIPSVERIRASFNRRREAGNPLEKAIRRLLGVDVKMRQYAEGRKFVHGVVERVGMDGFNSIFNSPLTLPRLSELGDPDAWVARVHGPAGTIPAAG from the coding sequence ATGGCGCAGTTCGTGGACTGGGATCTGGCCGCCGCCACCGCGGGGGCGTTGAGCAAGTCTGGCCCCCGCGTGTCGTACGCCGAAGCCACCGACGTGGTCGGCGACCTGCGCCGGCTGACCGACGAGGCGGCCGGGCACGTGGCCGACTACACCGGGCTGCGGGCGCAGGTGTCGCATCCGCCGGTCCGGGTGGTCGATCGTCGTGACTGGGCCGCGACCAACATCGCCGGGCTCCGTGAGGTGATCTCGCCGCTGATGAGCCGGCTCTCCGGCGACAAACAGCCGGGCGCGTTGACCGAGGCGATCGGGTCCCGGTTGACAGGTGTGCAGGCCGGCACGGTGCTGGCGTACCTCTCCGGTCGGGTGCTCGGCCAGTACGAGGTCTTCTCGGCGGAGCCGGGCCAACTGCTGCTGGTCGCGCCGAACATCGTCGAGGTGGAGCGCAAGCTCGGTGCCGACCCTCGGGACTTCCGGCTCTGGGTGTGTCTGCACGAGGTCACCCACCGCACCCAGTTCACGGCCGTGCCGTGGATGCGGGCCTACTTCCTCAGCGAGGTGCAGGCGTTCGTGGACGCCTCGTCCAGCGGGAGCGAGCACCTGGTCGAGCGGTTGCGGCGCGGGGTGGCCACGTTGTCCGAGGCGATCCGCGACCCGGAGAGCCGCACCAGCGTGCTGGACATCGTGCAGACCCCGGCGCAGCGGGCCGTACTGGACCGGCTCACCGCGCTGATGACCCTGCTGGAGGGGCACGCGGAGTTCGTGATGGACGGCGTCGGCCCGCAGGTGATCCCGAGCGTCGAGCGGATCCGGGCGTCGTTCAACCGACGCCGGGAGGCGGGCAACCCGTTGGAGAAGGCGATCCGCCGGCTGCTCGGGGTGGACGTCAAGATGCGCCAGTACGCCGAGGGGCGCAAGTTCGTGCACGGCGTGGTGGAACGCGTCGGCATGGACGGGTTCAACTCGATCTTCAACTCCCCGTTGACGCTGCCTCGGCTGTCGGAGTTGGGCGACCCGGACGCCTGGGTCGCCCGCGTGCACGGCCCGGCCGGCACCATTCCGGCCGCTGGCTGA
- the hpt gene encoding hypoxanthine phosphoribosyltransferase: MADGSWYDADIDHVIISEAQIREKTAELAKQVSADYAHVGDGLLLVCVLKGAVMFMADFARALGRNGPPAELDFMAISSYGQGTTSSGVVRILKDLDRDIAGRHVVVVEDIVDSGLTLSWLLRYLESRSAASVEVVALFRKPDAVKVPVPVKYVGFDIPTEFVVGYGLDFGERYRELPYVGVLKPEVYARS; the protein is encoded by the coding sequence ATGGCTGATGGCTCCTGGTACGACGCCGACATCGACCACGTGATCATCTCCGAGGCGCAGATCCGCGAGAAGACGGCGGAGCTGGCCAAGCAGGTCTCCGCCGACTACGCCCACGTGGGCGACGGGCTGCTGCTGGTGTGCGTACTCAAGGGTGCGGTGATGTTCATGGCGGACTTCGCCCGGGCGCTGGGTCGTAACGGCCCACCGGCGGAACTCGACTTCATGGCCATCTCGTCCTACGGCCAGGGCACCACCTCCTCCGGGGTCGTGCGCATCCTCAAGGACCTGGACCGGGACATCGCCGGTCGGCACGTGGTCGTCGTCGAGGACATCGTCGACTCCGGGCTCACGCTCTCCTGGCTGCTGCGCTACCTCGAGTCGCGCTCGGCGGCGAGCGTCGAGGTGGTCGCCCTGTTCCGCAAGCCGGACGCGGTGAAGGTGCCGGTCCCGGTGAAGTACGTCGGCTTCGACATCCCCACCGAGTTCGTGGTCGGGTACGGCCTCGACTTCGGTGAGCGCTACCGGGAGTTGCCGTACGTCGGGGTGCTCAAGCCCGAGGTCTACGCCCGCTCCTGA
- a CDS encoding GlxA family transcriptional regulator, which yields MLRSVAVLVLDQVAPFELGVLAEVFGTDRTADGFPAYRFQVCSPDGAPVRTSSGFHLTPHAGLGPVDEADLVAVPAHSQGTTVPGPVLDALRRADARGAYLFSVCSGAFLLGAAGLLDDRECTTHWRHVDELQRRHPRARVRCNSLYVQDGRLLTSAGTAAGIDACLHLIRQEHDSATATRLARRMVVPPHRDGGQSQYVEAPIPKAPEAPTLEPVLEWLMGHLDRTITVEELAARAGMAPRTFARRFRAETGTTPHDWLTNQRVLLARRLLEETPLSVEAVADQAGFGDAAALRHHFSRRVGATPHSYRTTFRDRAHSS from the coding sequence ATGCTCCGGTCCGTTGCCGTGCTCGTCCTTGACCAGGTCGCTCCCTTCGAGCTCGGCGTGCTCGCCGAGGTGTTCGGCACCGACCGGACAGCCGACGGTTTCCCCGCCTACCGCTTCCAGGTGTGCAGCCCGGACGGCGCTCCCGTGCGTACCTCGTCCGGCTTCCACCTCACGCCACACGCAGGCCTCGGCCCGGTCGACGAGGCCGACCTGGTGGCCGTTCCCGCGCACAGCCAGGGCACCACCGTCCCCGGTCCGGTGCTCGACGCGCTCCGCCGCGCCGACGCCCGGGGCGCATACCTGTTCAGCGTCTGCTCCGGAGCCTTCCTGCTCGGCGCGGCCGGGCTGCTCGACGACCGCGAGTGCACGACCCACTGGCGGCACGTGGACGAGCTGCAACGCCGGCACCCGCGCGCCCGGGTGCGCTGCAACTCGCTCTACGTCCAGGACGGCCGGCTGCTCACCAGCGCCGGCACGGCCGCCGGCATCGACGCGTGCCTGCACCTGATCCGCCAGGAGCACGACTCGGCCACCGCGACCCGGCTGGCCCGGCGAATGGTGGTTCCGCCGCACCGCGACGGCGGCCAGTCCCAGTACGTCGAGGCGCCTATCCCGAAGGCCCCCGAGGCACCCACCCTCGAACCGGTGCTGGAGTGGCTGATGGGCCACCTGGACCGGACGATCACCGTGGAGGAGTTGGCTGCCCGCGCCGGCATGGCGCCCCGCACCTTCGCCCGCCGGTTCCGCGCCGAGACCGGCACCACGCCGCACGACTGGCTCACCAACCAGCGGGTGCTACTCGCCCGGCGGCTGCTGGAGGAGACCCCGTTGAGCGTGGAGGCGGTCGCCGACCAGGCCGGCTTCGGCGACGCCGCCGCGCTGCGCCACCACTTCAGCCGCCGGGTCGGCGCCACCCCCCACAGCTACCGGACCACCTTCCGGGATCGGGCGCACAGCAGCTGA